In Equus przewalskii isolate Varuska chromosome 14, EquPr2, whole genome shotgun sequence, the sequence CGTGCTTGGCGGCCCAGTGCAGGCAGGTGAAGCCTGTGATGAAGTCTCGCTTGGCCAGCAGGCCAGGCTCGCAGGTGAGCAAGCCTTCCAGGCCGTCCCACTTGCCGTCCGAGGCGGAGAGCATCCACGCGTGCTCCAGAGGGTCCAGCGTCACCGAGCCCCCGCCACTGCTCTCCTCCTCGGCCGACGACGAAGCGACGGACGCGCTGTCCGAGTCGCCCCCGCTTTTGCAGCGCCCTGCAGCAGAAGAGCCCCCGGGGCTGCTGCCCTCAGGACAGACGCTCCTCTTCAGCTGGGGGGAGCTGCCCATCACAAGGTCCCGGAGGTTCTGGCGGGTGGACCTCGGGGCGGCGATGCCCCCGGGCGGGCTGCCCCCGTCCGCCGCCTCCCCGTGGGGCGCGGGCTCCAGGTCCTCGCCGGGGCCAGAGGCTGGCCCACGGGGCGGGGGCTGCGCGTCGCGCCGCGAGTTCTTCCTCCGGGCCCCGCCGCTCCCGCTGTCGCCGACCGGGCTCGGCGGCCGGAGCGCGGCGGCCGCGAGCTCCCCATGCCCGTCGTGCGGCCCGCAGCCCGGCCCCGGGGGCGCTTCGGGAGGCGCCGCCTCCGGTGGCTCGGGCTCCGCGGGCGGCGGGCCCGGCGGGGGCGCGGCCGCCTCGCAGAACCTCCTCTTGAGGTGCACGTACTTGCAGCCGTCGGCGGGGTCAGCGCGCACCGTGGCCACGGCGTTGACCAGCTCCTTGAAGCgcgcgcgggcgcgggcgcgctGCTCGGGCTCGCCGCCCAGGGCGCCCGCGAAGTGCTGCACCAGCTCGGCGTGCCGGACACGGCCCCCGCGCGCCGCCAGGAAGCGCAGCACGGCCTCGGGGCCCAGCTCCGCCGGCCCCGCCATCCGCGGCCGCGCTCTCGTGGGCGGCGGGCGGCTCAGCCCGACCCCATCGCGGCCCGCTCCACGGGGCCCGCTCCGACCGACCGGACGGCAGGCAGGGGCTCACGCTCCGCGCCACCGCGTCTGAGGCCGGGCACCGCCACTGCCCCGCTGAGCCGCGCCCCGGGGGGCCACGCCCCCGCCTGCCCCGCCCACTTCCGGTTCGCGCGCCGGCCGCAATCACAGCTCCCGCCCGCCGCCGGCGGACACGCCCCCTCCGGTCCCGCCCACTTCCGGTCCGCGCGCGGGCGGCAATCACTGCACCCCCGCCGCGGTGGGCTGGCTGGGGAGGAGTCGTCGCGCTGTTTCCTCTCGTCAGTTCTGAAACCTCCTCAGTCACGCCCCCGGCACTGACTTGTCCTCTCGGACGTCGAGGGGGGCGCCCCGACTTGGCGCGGCGGATGGCGCGCGCCCCTCCCGGCGGGTCCCCGCCCCCTGGCCCGCGCCCCGCGTCCCCGAGGCCGctggcccggccccgccccgtgGAGGCCAGCCCCGCCCGTTACCCCGCCGCCAGCCCCCTCCGAGAGCCCGGACCGGCCCCCTGGCTGCGTCGGCCGCGGGGACCGCTGCTCGGGGCCTCCGCCGGCCGCGTCCGCTCCCGCCCGGGACCATGGCCGCCGAGGGGGCGCGGCACCTGGTGAGTCCCGCCGCCCCGCGTATTTTCTCAGCGCAGACTCCGGCCGCCCCCGGCTCGGCGGCGACGGGGCTCCCCGTTCGGCAGCGGCGGCCCGCCGGGGCGCCGGGCGGGAGCCGCCGCAGTCCCCGCAGTGCTTCCTGGCTCTGCCCAGGGGAGTCCGGAGCGCGGTTGCAGGGCTCCGCGTTTAACGGTCTGAGTGTCCGGGCGGGGACGCGTGCGGGCGGGGACGCGGCGGCGGCGCTCCCGGGCGCGGGCGGGCGCGCGGCGGACGAAGACGTGTGCGGGCGGGGACCCGGCGGGCGGGGACGCGTGCGGGCGGGGACGCGGCAGGCGGGGACGAGTGCGGGCGGGGACGAGTGCGGGCGGGGACGTGTGCGGGCGGGGACGAGTGCGGGCGGGGACGAGTGCGGGCGGGGACGCGGCAGGCGGGGACGAGTGCGGGCGGGGACGTGTGCGGCCGGGACGAGGCAGGCGGGGACGAGTGCGGGCGGGGACGAGTGCGGGCGGGGACGCGGCGGGCGGGGACGAGTGCGGGCGGGGACGAGTGCGGGCGGGGACGAGGCAGGCGGGGACGAGTGCGGGCGGGGACGTGTGCGGGCGGGGACGAGTGCGGGCGGGGACGCGGCGGGCGGGGACGAGTGCGGGCGGGGACGCGGCGGGCGAGGACGGGGACGTGTGCAGGCGGGCACGCGGCGGGCGGGCACGGGGTGGCGGCGCGCCCAGACCCTCGCTCCCTGGCGGCTCAGCAGCCTGTCTGTCCCCCGGCTGTGCGATGGCCAGTCGTCCTCCGTGAGGATGGGAGCCTTGTTTTTGCCGTGGCACCCTTGTGGACCGAAAGAATACATGGCGGTCGTTTGCTCAGTGTTTGAGGCCTTTCGAGTCACTTTGATAAGTATCTCATTTGATAGTAAGCCAGTGGTTCTCGAAGTGTGGTCACGATTGTTTTCATGACAACACCAACCTGTTACTTGCCCTCTTCGCTCTCATTCTTAGGAGTGCACGTTGAGTTTCCCAGAGGCCACGTGCTGTGTAATGGCTTCACTGTTCTGAGGGCTCATGGAATATGTCCCTGTGTatacttatctttttaaaagtttgttttaatttccGATATTGTAAATATCAATGGTTGTAATCCGTGTTAATAAAAGCTCATTGGAGGCCTGAGAGCAAaaaatttgagaactactggtctAAGCGATCCCCTAAATTAGAAGTTGAGAACAGGAACAGAGTGGAGATGGTAGCAAGCGAAGCTGGGTGCTGGGCCCACGTTCAGCCGGCCTCTCTGATGGCCCCCGGACAAGGGCTGCTTCTCCCCGTGTCAGCCCGGGTCTCTTTCACTGTCACGTGTTTAGAGAAGTCTCCGTTCTCTGTCTGGACTGCTTTGTTGCAGTTGCTGTGTTTGGGTGCCTGTGTGGGTGAGGAAAATCTGTTTTATAAACTCTTTGATTCAGAGTAGTCTTTAGAATTTAATTTGGGCTGAAAAGAGCACTTCATTTGTCTGATTTCTTgtctatttctcttattttgcaaTAATAAGGCtacctttattttctaattagactttattttgagataatcgTAGATTCACATCCACTGGTGAGAAATAAGAGAGATTCCCTGTACTCTTTCCCCAGTTTTCTTTAGtaataacatcttgcaaaaccatGATACAGGACCATAACCAGGACATTGACATTGAAGCCTTGAAGACAGAGAACTTTCCTTCACTGCGAGGATGCCTCAGGTTGCCCTTTTGTAGCTTCACCCGATTCCCACCCACCCCACTTCCTCAACCCCTGACAACTGCCAGTCTGTTCATTTATATAATTTCCTCATTTCAAGACTGTTACAtaatgaaatcacacagtgtgtaaccttttgggattggcttcttttcactcagcaaaattctctggagattcatccaggttgttacGTGTAATTTGTTCGTTTTTtgggtagtattccatggtatggatgtaccatactTTATTTAAaggacatctaggttgtttctGTTGTTGGGCTGTTAagaaaaaagctgctataaacgttAGCGTACAGTAACATAATATAACGTAACaattctctgggataaatgcccaggagtatAGTTGGTGGGTCATATGgcagttgcatgtttagttttataagaaactgctgaaaTGTTTCCCAGAGTTTCTGCCCCATTGTCCATTACCATGAGCAATGTATATGAGAGATCAGtgtctccatatcctcaccagcatttggtgttcctattttttatttagacATTCTGATAGGAATGTAGTGacatattgtggttttaatttgcatttccctaatggctaatgatgttaaacatcttttcatgggcttattttccatctgcatattctcttcagtgaaatgtctcttcattttttttgcccatttcctaattggattttttttctcttttttactgtttattttagaGTTTCTTTTCTAGATAGTAGTCCTTTCTTGATAGgtgctttgcaaatgttttctctcagtctgtagtttttttcatcctcttaaaaGAGTcttgcagagcagaaatttttaattttgataaaatccattttatacttttttctccTATGGATTGTACTGTTTGTATCAAGTCTACGATCTCTTTGCCTAACCCTAGATCCCAAaggttttctcttaatttttttcaggaagttttatagtttatgcTTTACGTTTAAATCCATGACCCATTGTGGGTTGGcttttgtataagatgtgagaCTTAGGTGAAGGGTCATCTTTTGGCTTATTGATGCTCCaccaccatttcttgaaaaggctatcttcaaaattgtttttgcaCTTTTGCCAAAAAATCATTTGAGCATATTTGTGTGGATCTCTTTCTGGGTTCTTTATTAACACACAGTCTTGATTCCTGTAGTGTATAGTAAGCCTTGAAATAGACTAGACTgattctttattcttatttttcaagattttcttcttatttttcaaaatttttttggctattctagttcctcTGCCTTTCATTATAAATTTTAGAGTAGTCTTATCAATATCTGCAAAGaattttgctgggattttgataggaattaggTTAAATCTGTAtatcaatttagggagaattgatatctctactatattgagtcttccaacctAAGGACACGGTACTTCTccccatttctttgtattttctcttaatttctttcatcagcattatatagttttcagcatacaagtcctgtGTATGTTTTGTTAGGTTtccacctatttcttttttttttagcaatgtaaatggtatttatttttaatttccttgtccacatgttcattgttaacgtataaaaatacagttaattttgtatgtttatcttgtatccttTGACCTTgctgcattcatttattctagGAGTTGGGATTCCTactagattctttgggattttctacgtAGAAAATCACGTCATATACACATaggggcagttttatttcttcttttccaatctgtatgccttttctttccttcatttctttcctgccttATGGTGCTGGCTGGGACTTCTAGCATCATTGGAATAACAGTGGTGAGAGCAAGACATACTTGCTTTGTTTCTGATGAGGGGGAAGCCTTCAGTCTTTCATTGTAACTGTGGGGTtttttgtaggtgttctttatcaagttcatgaaagatattggtctgtaagtttttgtactgtctttgtttggtttggtATTAGGGTACTATTTTGTGAAATGAACtggaaagtgttccctcttctgttttctgaaatagattgtagagaattggtgttaattctttaaatctttggtaggATTCTtctgtgaaaccatctgggcctggagattccttttttgggagttttaaaattacaaatttaatttccttaatagttatcCAGCTATTCATATCATTGCATAGTGGGTGAGTTGTGGTAGAGTGTGGTTTTGTGATCCGTTCCTTCCAAGGTGTCAGATTCATGTGTATAGAATTGTTCATAGGAGTCCCTTAAtatccttttgatgtcttcaGGGTCTGTCCCGATAttccctgtttcattcctgatattgataatttgtgttttctgcCTTTCTTAATTTTGCTAGAAGTTTGTcgatttcattcatcttttcaaagaagcagctcttagtttcattggttttcctctgttgtttttctattttcagtgtaactgatttctgattctttttgcttgctttctgtttaatttgctcttcttttctaagTTCTGGAGGGGAGAccttagatcattgatttgagacttttcttcctttctgttgtaTGTACTTGGCAAtgtgaatttccctctcagcagtGCGTTAGCTGTGTCCAGGAAATTTtagtgttttgtattttcatttttattctacctttattttttaaagacctcTGTGTTAAATTTCACTTGATACTCTTAACAGATTTAcagacttatttttttaatagaagacGACATTAAGTCTCAGGGAGGTTTAGTATCTGCTCCAGGAGTCACAGCTGGTGGTGGTGAGATCTGCCTTGGCTCTGTTGTCTCTGCCACCATCTCCAGCATGTCCCTTATTAGTCTTTGCATGAGTTTTATGATTCCAGAGATCTTGACTGTATAGTTATTTATTGCTGACTGTGGTAGTGGATCTTGAAGTAATATTGactgtctttttctgtctcctgaaACACACGCTCATAATTTTCTGCTTCAGACTGTCCTTCTAAAACCTTTAAATGATGTCTAAATCTTTTCAATTCCTATATGTATTTGTCATTTCCGGTTTCACCTGCAGTGCCTCTGAactctttttctgttatttttcagtGAGGATAATTTGTGTATCTTAGAGGCTTCCctcatttgttttactttctatCTTGAAGTGTGAGtcttaattctttcctttcatgTCCTGGAGTTAATTATTACCTCAGTGCCTTTGTGCATTCCCATTTCTCCATTTGGTGAGACATCCTTCTTTCCCACTGATCCAGATCCTATAATCATTATAGGATAATGAAAGACCAAGTTCCTGTCCCACCTCCTCTGGAGCTTCTCCAGAGAATCCTAAGCCTTGGCATTCTGTCATACTGCTCATTTGCCACTTAGTCATATGCTACCTTGTAATACCTCCTAGTTTATGCTTTGTATTGTTATTTAACTTTTACatcaattaaattttaatgagtCTTGCATTCTTCCCCCCTCAATTAAGTGATCTATCTTCAGGAAGAGCAACCTGTAATATTTTTTGTATCCTGCATAGCcatgattttatatctttgaGGACAagtattgattattttttatatggaAAATATGTTCACGTTGAATGATTTTATACTTGTTGAATGTTAAATGCATAAATTATAAATTCTCACAGAGAACCTGTGTTACTACATAAATTGTTAGCCTACACTCCTGTTCTAATGAAGTTCCCCCTTCCACCAGGCTGCACACTCGGAGTGTCATCATACCTTTTAGGTAGGGATTCGCAGATTGCTTTTGATCCTAACATAGTCCCAGACTGTAACTActtgtattgatttttatttatttgttttggtatGTGGGAGACAAGGAAGAAGagtgcttttaaatttttgtattttagtaCAGAAAAGATTTCCTGTCTTCGAGAATGTGTATTGGCCCTTCATTTTTAACCATATGAAATctgctttcctctttttattattttaagcattCCCAATACAAAATGCTCAATTCGCAAAGCTTTTTCATTGAGAACTTTAAGTCTTATACTTCTGCTTATATCTGGGAGGAAGTTTGATTTAGATGATGCTTtattatacaaatttatttaacatcTTGTAGAATTTGTATCGACTACTGACTGATTTGAAGATCACGAAAATAGAAATCACATTTCTCATAGTGTCAGTAACATAACCAAAGCATTAGAAACTCTCATTTTAAATACCTTTAAAACAAATGTCATGATTTAGTCGACTGGGATGTAGCACTTATACTTTGTTAGTATTAATTACTTTGAGTAAATATGCATATTTCACTCCAGTATTATTCTTGTCTTTGAAATTTTGTATTTGGCAGTTACACTTTTTTGAAGTTAACTactttctctgtatttctcaaaAAGTCCAGAGATTTTTCATTGAGGATTTAGCTGAAGCAGTTTAGATATACTAGAACTCGAGTTCATTACATTATATGAGTCATTCCAGAACATGTCATTTTAAAGGTGAATTTTTGTTTGCCAGTCTTAAATTTGTTCAGAATTATATTTTGGCAACCTCTTTTTCcttgtctgtttgttttggttaATTTAAATAATGTCTCCAGATGTGCAGTTTTCTGTTTGGCTCCCTGCAAACCTTACTATCATAGACAAATGGGGATATCATTAGAGTTCTACCTAGTGAAAGAAGTCTTGGGTCCTGGGCTTGATGCAGCACTGCCGATTGCCTCTCTGAGTACCAGGATGCTTTTTCATCATGTGTTTGGGGCATCTATTTTGAGAAACATGGTTACTGTATTCTCTTAGGAACCATGAATTGACTATATTAGGAATTCTAGAACTTCCAGATttctttcagtttgttttttcagACActagaagtttttaaattatgggataaataaattgttggagcaaattttaaaaagtgaaccaGGTATTGAGACTAAAAAAGGAGGTAAAGTCAAACAGAGCaggtgaaagatttttaaaatgcagcctTGGGGAGAAATGAAGCTGAggaaaatgaacccaggctgtagAATTTCACTCGTACTTCTTTCTGTTACAGGGAAGATGCTTGGAGACTCAAGTAAGAGGAAGTGGTAGCTTGTGGAGTATGAACGTGGGAGAGCTAAGGGTATAGAGCCTCTGGCGGGGAAGAGGGATAAAGATGCACCCTCTCAACCATATTCCATTTAAGGCTGtcccaaatattttt encodes:
- the SOWAHC gene encoding ankyrin repeat domain-containing protein SOWAHC, which codes for MAGPAELGPEAVLRFLAARGGRVRHAELVQHFAGALGGEPEQRARARARFKELVNAVATVRADPADGCKYVHLKRRFCEAAAPPPGPPPAEPEPPEAAPPEAPPGPGCGPHDGHGELAAAALRPPSPVGDSGSGGARRKNSRRDAQPPPRGPASGPGEDLEPAPHGEAADGGSPPGGIAAPRSTRQNLRDLVMGSSPQLKRSVCPEGSSPGGSSAAGRCKSGGDSDSASVASSSAEEESSGGGSVTLDPLEHAWMLSASDGKWDGLEGLLTCEPGLLAKRDFITGFTCLHWAAKHGRQELLAMLVNFANKHQLPVNINARTSGGYTALHLAAMHGHVEVVKLLVGAYDADVDIRDYSGKKASQYLSPSIAEEIKNLVGALDEEDGESAAGSGGGRWRLSKVLPSHLITYKLSHVLEDGGDHHHHHHLAEGWAGGKAKEQGRKASGSSTGRIKPRLNKIRFRTQIIHTTPCSFRDPEQPLEEGEEEEEDRSLKGHSSSFKLRPKSNVFG